A genomic window from Lycium barbarum isolate Lr01 chromosome 4, ASM1917538v2, whole genome shotgun sequence includes:
- the LOC132637099 gene encoding uncharacterized protein LOC132637099 — translation MDSKLMKPMPKQLMLKDYLLDDLSSCSSSGFRSYPRRQCCTTVRFLLEIDLKNKYQPALYKKNIKPELQKKLSPPSTKVSAFQKASVAVINAVKHLGASSNKKKKKPMMKTIFPRSISRKLKRSFWKKGDHKEIYWWTSFNRLDKEELKPPVVSSMTESKSKSDSNNSWTDSDFTASSGDNSLQTSSGNSEVNSTENVISSKRVGATTSDDSLESTISSHGSTTNSPNTKKLWPNEEKEQFSPVSTLDCPFDDEDEVSSPFQHRLSRVQGTTKKLIKKIKRFECLTELEPLNLDKRITSSESESESILTNSSETEVDQEEEKEEDKQTVENKALNLVKELKASMPSYSLKLKAEKLLFDFFKERIVNACEHSKEQTRGYEFDEFKNKLLQVAKDWINGKPIDVLLDWKVQGNRMAYIRAIDSRGEWKNTELDKQELILELEVEVFASLINELLIDIIFS, via the exons ATGGATTCGAAATTGATGAAACCAATGCCAAAACAATTGATGCTAAAAGATTACCTGTTAGATGACTTGAGTTCATGCTCATCAAGCGGTTTTCGATCATATCCTCGAAGGCAATGCTGTACTACAGTTCGATTTCTTCTCGAAATCGACCTGAAGAACAAGTATCAACCAGCACTGTACAAGAAAAATATTAAACCTGAACTTCAGAAAAAACTATCACCGCCGTCAACGAAGGTTTCTGCATTTCAGAAAGCTTCTGTGGCGGTGATTAACGCCGTGAAACACCTTGGAGCATCGtcgaataagaagaagaagaagccgaTGATGAAGACGATTTTTCCGAGGAGTATTTCCAGGAAACTGAAAAGAAGTTTCTGGAAGAAAGGTGATcataaggagatttactggtggactTCGTTTAACCGGTTAGATAAAGAGGAATTAAAACCGCCGGTTGTTAGCTCAATGACTGAGAGTAAGAGTAAAAGTGACAGTAATAATAGTTGGACAGATAGTGATTTTACTGCTTCAAGTGGTGATAATTCACTGCAAACTTCAAGTGGTAATTCGGAGGTTAATTCAACGGAGAATGTGATTAGCAGCAAAAGAGTTGGCGCAACTACCAGTGATGATTCTCTTGAGTCAACCATAAGTAGTCATGGTAGCACTACCAACTCTCCTAACACAAAG AAACTTTGGCCAAATGAAGAGAAAGAACAGTTTAGTCCAGTGTCTACGTTGGATTGTCCATTTGATGATGAAGACGAGGTCTCTTCACCCTTCCAGCATAGATTAAGTCGTGTCCAAG GAACTACCAAGAAACTCATCAAGAAGATCAAACGATTCGAGTGTCTCACTGAACTGGAACCACTAAACTTAGATAAACGAATCACGTCATCAGAATCAGAGAGCGAATCCATACTCACCAATTCCTCGGAAACTGAAGTTGAtcaggaagaagaaaaagaagaggacAAACAGACAGTTGAAAACAAAGCATTAAATTTGGTTAAAGAGTTGAAAGCCTCAATGCCATCTTACAGCTTAAAACTAAAAGCAGAGAAATTACTCTTTGATTTCTTTAAGGAGAGGATTGTCAATGCCTGTGAACATTCAAAAGAGCAAACAAGaggttatgaatttgatgaattcaaGAACAAGCTGTTGCAAGTAGCAAAAGACTGGATAAATGGGAAACCGATCGATGTACTGTTAGATTGGAAGGTGCAAGGAAACAGGATGGCTTACATTCGGGCCATTGATAGCCGAGGCGAATGGAAGAACACAGAGTTAGACAAACAAGAATTgatattggaattggaagttgaagtCTTTGCATCTTTGATTAATGAGCTCTTGATTGATATCATCTTCAGCTAG